In Horticoccus luteus, the following proteins share a genomic window:
- a CDS encoding class I SAM-dependent methyltransferase, producing the protein MKFFEANELGGECAAALASYDAFVRGKVGADYSFPLRMRDWELWQVLRRLPGGETKVGAMLDTGAFNTYLGLWLAERSERVVVSDIYGARLRKGMLRALGVLPRKQNEAPFWTWRRTMKAAAPRLEIRPVDLTAMADADGTFDAIVSVSVIEHIPNVERALAEMYRCLKPGGRMLLTTDCDRDGKAYADGVRYFSPAELERLFAPYPVVSERRAPDFAERNWCYGRGRPVVTVFVEIQKPG; encoded by the coding sequence ATGAAGTTTTTCGAAGCGAACGAACTGGGTGGCGAGTGCGCGGCGGCGTTGGCCTCCTATGATGCCTTCGTGCGCGGCAAGGTGGGCGCGGATTATTCGTTTCCGCTGCGCATGCGGGACTGGGAATTGTGGCAGGTGCTGCGGCGGTTGCCGGGCGGCGAGACGAAGGTCGGCGCGATGCTCGATACAGGGGCGTTTAACACCTATCTCGGCCTGTGGCTGGCGGAGCGCAGTGAACGCGTGGTGGTGTCGGATATTTATGGAGCGCGGTTGCGGAAGGGAATGCTGCGCGCGCTGGGGGTGTTGCCGCGAAAACAAAACGAGGCGCCGTTTTGGACGTGGCGGCGGACGATGAAAGCGGCGGCGCCGCGGCTGGAAATCCGGCCGGTGGATCTGACGGCAATGGCGGACGCGGACGGAACGTTTGATGCGATCGTGAGCGTTTCAGTTATCGAACACATTCCCAACGTGGAGCGGGCGCTGGCGGAGATGTATCGCTGCCTGAAGCCGGGCGGGCGGATGTTGCTGACGACGGATTGCGATCGCGACGGGAAAGCCTACGCGGATGGCGTGCGTTATTTTTCACCGGCGGAATTGGAACGGTTGTTTGCGCCATATCCGGTGGTGTCGGAGCGGCGCGCACCAGATTTTGCGGAGCGCAACTGGTGTTATGGGCGCGGACGACCGGTGGTGACCGTGTTTGTCGAGATTCAGAAACCGGGCTGA
- a CDS encoding YoaK family protein: MLSKPIPPWILMGGTGLAMIAGGVNAIGLLGVHPRAFSHLTGNITITAAEIARGDWPQVLHIALIVLFFFLGCVASGLIIHDSSLKAGRRYGAALLAEAALLFAATYFMRHGATGGDYLVTMACGLQNAMASSYSGAVVRTTHMTGIVTDIGLAIGVAARGHPVDRRRLGLYATLLVGFFLGGLSGGWIYLRLGPDALLIPASLTAIGGLSYTLVKHHQRRRAHSLNASPTARH, translated from the coding sequence ATGCTCTCCAAGCCGATTCCTCCTTGGATTCTGATGGGCGGCACGGGGCTGGCCATGATCGCGGGCGGCGTGAACGCCATCGGCCTGCTCGGCGTGCATCCGCGCGCGTTCAGTCATCTCACGGGCAACATCACCATCACCGCCGCGGAAATCGCCCGCGGCGACTGGCCGCAAGTGCTGCACATCGCCCTCATCGTCCTGTTTTTCTTTCTCGGATGCGTGGCCAGCGGGCTCATCATCCACGATAGTTCGCTCAAAGCCGGCCGACGCTACGGCGCAGCGCTTCTCGCGGAGGCCGCCCTTCTTTTCGCCGCCACGTATTTCATGCGTCACGGCGCCACCGGTGGCGACTACCTCGTGACCATGGCGTGCGGCCTTCAAAACGCGATGGCGAGCAGTTACAGCGGTGCGGTCGTGCGCACGACTCACATGACTGGCATTGTCACCGACATCGGGCTGGCCATCGGTGTCGCCGCCCGCGGCCACCCCGTCGATCGGCGCCGCCTCGGGCTCTACGCTACGTTGCTCGTCGGGTTCTTTCTCGGCGGGTTGAGCGGCGGATGGATTTATCTGCGACTCGGCCCTGACGCCCTGCTGATTCCCGCGTCGCTGACCGCCATCGGCGGTTTGAGCTATACCCTCGTGAAACACCATCAGCGGAGGCGCGCGCACAGCCTCAACGCTTCCCCGACGGCGCGGCATTAG
- the hemH gene encoding ferrochelatase, producing the protein MPSRAVLLVNLGSPDSTAVPDVRRYLDEFLGDERVIDRPASPLLRSLLVHRLITPKRAPNSAHAYEQIWTAEGSPLIVLSHRTAQKLTTALGPAIPVYLAMRYGNPSIASVVAQIAADGIDEVLLFPQYPHYAMSSWETVVVKVHEEAARLAPRLRITTVQPFYADADYINALHAVAAPYLAQPHDLVLFSFHGIPERHLRQTDSSHAHCLTVADCCITCSPAHATCYRAQIFATTRALVARAGIPSDKFTVSFQSRLVGEPWLTPYTDHLFKQLPTQGKKRLLVICPAFVTDCLETLEEIAVQGRQEFLAAGGETFQQIPCLNDHDAYIQFLATRVRRWLTDGSA; encoded by the coding sequence ATGCCTTCGCGCGCCGTCCTCCTCGTCAACCTCGGGTCACCCGATTCCACCGCGGTCCCGGATGTCCGCCGCTATCTCGATGAATTCCTTGGCGACGAACGCGTCATCGACCGGCCCGCGAGCCCGCTCCTGCGTTCGCTGCTCGTCCATCGTCTCATCACCCCGAAACGCGCGCCCAACTCCGCTCACGCTTACGAGCAGATCTGGACCGCCGAGGGATCTCCGCTGATCGTTCTGTCGCACCGCACCGCGCAAAAACTCACCACCGCGCTCGGGCCCGCCATCCCCGTTTACCTCGCCATGCGTTATGGCAACCCCTCGATTGCCAGCGTCGTCGCCCAAATCGCGGCCGATGGGATCGATGAGGTTCTGCTCTTCCCGCAATACCCGCACTATGCGATGTCGTCGTGGGAGACGGTCGTCGTCAAAGTCCACGAGGAAGCCGCCCGCCTCGCTCCGCGTTTGCGCATCACCACGGTGCAGCCTTTTTACGCCGACGCCGATTACATCAACGCCCTCCACGCCGTCGCTGCGCCCTACCTCGCGCAACCGCACGATCTCGTGCTCTTCAGCTTCCACGGCATTCCCGAACGTCACCTGCGCCAGACAGATTCGTCGCACGCGCACTGCCTTACGGTCGCGGATTGCTGCATCACCTGCTCGCCCGCACACGCTACCTGCTACCGCGCCCAAATCTTCGCGACCACGCGCGCGCTCGTCGCCCGCGCCGGCATTCCTTCCGATAAATTCACGGTCTCCTTCCAATCACGCCTGGTCGGCGAACCCTGGCTCACGCCCTATACCGATCATTTGTTCAAGCAGCTTCCGACCCAGGGCAAGAAACGCCTGCTCGTTATCTGTCCGGCCTTTGTCACCGATTGCCTCGAAACACTCGAAGAAATCGCCGTGCAGGGCCGGCAGGAATTTCTCGCCGCCGGCGGCGAAACGTTTCAACAAATCCCCTGCTTGAACGACCACGACGCCTACATCCAATTTCTCGCGACGCGTGTGCGCCGCTGGTTGACTGACGGCTCAGCGTGA
- a CDS encoding PAS domain-containing hybrid sensor histidine kinase/response regulator codes for MTADDTNSPPRPADASAPALFALDAAGRITWASRSAAALGATAAPLIGEPFVALFVFDVVSRDPDLLEAQWDAVRAATATGPLRLSLRSAAAPDDDPGLAVDVQLEPGPNGDDWLATILPAPAADAARPAATDTESEAFRWLVEQGGVGFFDLNFATGRIYYSPAWKKLLGYVASELPDTYESWLGHLHPDDTGAAPDRLTRKPTAGPHAFSVEFRLRHRRGEYVWVQCTGLQQIDAAGAVTRAIGLCSDITERKELEEASVANDERFRTLAEDEGPLGAFEFDFTGAGTGWVSSSFAALTGFDDPAPLASSANFLQVLPPEAAELGLATWLLARGRAGQPHFAEPIRVRRRDGSALPVLFGAVRQVNRRRELLRVTGFICPLPADCALATEATATTALPAELAREAFGALAEGVLLTDAKGRIVFLNATASRLLRLSAEQVRDHPASDVFRLVDRESGRPGDDACEAALSAEAPLNLRADQALAAVAPDEAPVPIVWTARAVASATGQTLGVVIVFRDPDEMSLTPEELIKANRFEALGLLAGGIAHDFNNLLTTILGGVSLAKDSRDLSKLEDSEKASLAAKALTRQLLTVAKGGLGAESVVPSAEILHDAVRIAASGSDAVVTVEVPEGTDPVLMDRSQMLQVFQNLVVNAIQAMPPPPHRGRVQLSAVNVTLADDQIAGLPAGDYVQFESRDNAAGIKPEHLEKIFDPFFTTKKHGTGLGLATVLSIVRKHGGQIGVDSTVGVGTVFTIFLPKADRPAEVQARRAPSLRFGTGRVLFMDDDPKISALTAGMLQSLDYKFDLAKNGEEAVTLYKRYLNIGRPYDLVIMDVTVIGGMGAAETFTILRELDPDVRAIVASGYDNDDIARQFMDQGFSGYLAKPYRVTDLGKVMKTVLG; via the coding sequence GTGACCGCTGACGACACCAACTCGCCGCCTCGTCCCGCCGACGCCTCCGCGCCCGCTCTCTTCGCGCTCGACGCTGCGGGCCGCATCACGTGGGCCAGCCGCTCCGCCGCCGCGCTCGGTGCCACCGCCGCTCCATTGATCGGCGAACCATTTGTCGCTCTTTTCGTTTTCGACGTCGTTTCGCGCGATCCCGATTTACTCGAAGCGCAATGGGACGCCGTGCGCGCCGCCACCGCAACCGGTCCGCTTCGTCTCAGCCTACGCTCCGCCGCCGCTCCCGACGACGACCCCGGCCTCGCGGTCGACGTTCAACTCGAACCCGGTCCCAACGGCGACGACTGGCTCGCCACCATCCTGCCCGCTCCCGCCGCCGATGCCGCCCGCCCCGCCGCCACCGACACCGAGAGCGAAGCGTTTCGCTGGCTCGTCGAACAAGGCGGCGTGGGTTTCTTCGATCTGAATTTCGCGACCGGCCGGATCTACTACTCCCCGGCGTGGAAAAAACTGCTCGGTTACGTCGCCTCCGAGTTGCCCGACACCTACGAAAGCTGGCTCGGTCACCTGCATCCCGACGACACCGGCGCCGCTCCCGATCGCCTCACGCGCAAACCCACCGCTGGCCCGCACGCGTTCTCGGTCGAGTTTCGCCTTCGGCATCGCCGCGGCGAATACGTTTGGGTGCAATGCACCGGCCTGCAGCAGATCGATGCCGCCGGCGCCGTCACGCGCGCCATCGGCCTCTGCTCCGACATCACCGAACGCAAGGAACTCGAGGAAGCCAGCGTCGCCAACGACGAACGTTTCCGCACCCTCGCCGAAGACGAGGGCCCGCTCGGCGCGTTTGAATTCGATTTCACCGGCGCCGGCACCGGCTGGGTTTCGTCTTCATTCGCCGCGCTGACCGGCTTCGACGATCCTGCGCCACTCGCCTCCTCCGCAAATTTCCTCCAAGTCCTGCCGCCCGAAGCCGCCGAGCTCGGCCTCGCGACCTGGTTGCTCGCGCGCGGGCGCGCCGGCCAGCCTCACTTCGCCGAACCCATCCGCGTGCGCCGACGCGATGGCTCCGCCCTGCCCGTCCTCTTCGGCGCCGTCCGCCAAGTAAACCGCCGGCGCGAACTACTGCGCGTCACCGGCTTCATCTGCCCGCTGCCCGCCGATTGCGCTCTCGCCACCGAGGCTACCGCCACCACCGCGCTTCCGGCCGAATTGGCCCGCGAGGCGTTCGGCGCGCTCGCCGAAGGTGTCCTGCTGACCGACGCCAAAGGGCGCATCGTTTTCCTCAACGCCACCGCCAGCCGCCTCCTGCGCCTTTCCGCCGAGCAAGTGCGCGATCATCCCGCGAGCGATGTGTTTCGCCTCGTTGATCGCGAGAGCGGCCGCCCCGGCGATGATGCCTGCGAAGCCGCCCTCTCCGCCGAAGCGCCCCTCAACCTGCGCGCCGATCAAGCCCTCGCCGCCGTCGCACCCGACGAAGCCCCCGTGCCCATCGTCTGGACCGCGCGCGCCGTCGCCTCCGCCACCGGTCAGACCCTCGGAGTGGTCATCGTTTTCCGCGACCCGGATGAGATGAGTCTCACGCCCGAGGAACTGATCAAAGCCAACCGCTTCGAAGCGCTCGGCCTGCTCGCCGGCGGCATCGCTCACGACTTCAACAATCTCCTCACCACGATTCTCGGTGGTGTCTCGCTCGCGAAAGACAGTCGCGATCTCAGCAAACTCGAAGACAGCGAAAAAGCCTCTCTCGCCGCCAAGGCCCTCACCCGCCAACTGCTCACCGTCGCCAAAGGCGGACTGGGCGCGGAATCCGTCGTTCCCTCCGCAGAAATCCTGCACGACGCCGTGCGCATCGCCGCGTCCGGCAGCGATGCCGTTGTCACCGTCGAAGTGCCCGAGGGCACCGATCCCGTTTTGATGGACCGCTCGCAGATGCTGCAGGTTTTTCAAAACCTGGTCGTCAACGCGATCCAAGCCATGCCGCCCCCGCCGCACCGCGGTCGCGTGCAACTCAGCGCGGTCAACGTCACCCTCGCCGACGACCAAATCGCCGGCTTGCCCGCCGGCGACTACGTGCAGTTTGAATCGCGCGACAACGCCGCCGGCATCAAGCCCGAGCACCTCGAAAAGATTTTCGATCCGTTCTTCACCACCAAGAAGCACGGCACCGGCCTGGGCCTCGCGACCGTGCTCTCGATCGTGCGCAAACACGGCGGTCAGATCGGCGTCGATTCGACCGTCGGCGTCGGCACCGTCTTCACGATTTTTCTCCCGAAAGCCGACCGCCCCGCCGAAGTCCAGGCGCGCCGCGCACCGTCGTTGCGCTTCGGCACCGGTCGCGTGCTGTTCATGGACGACGACCCCAAAATCTCCGCCCTCACCGCGGGGATGCTCCAGAGTCTCGACTACAAATTCGACCTCGCGAAAAACGGCGAGGAGGCGGTCACGCTCTACAAACGTTATCTCAACATCGGCCGCCCTTACGACCTCGTCATCATGGACGTCACCGTGATCGGCGGCATGGGCGCGGCCGAAACGTTCACGATTCTGCGCGAACTCGATCCGGATGTCCGCGCCATCGTCGCCAGCGGTTACGACAACGACGACATCGCGCGGCAGTTCATGGACCAGGGATTTTCCGGCTATCTCGCGAAACCCTACCGCGTCACCGATCTCGGCAAAGTCATGAAAACCGTTCTTGGCTGA
- a CDS encoding VOC family protein translates to MTPRFSGLPFFVYPVSDMPRARAFYRGVLGLTESANWGDKWVEFEVGSPDGPALAISTEIGGAIPGSTAAAAALEAIDFDAAIAHLRAQNISIIFGPADSGVCHFARFTDPDGNHLVLHRHHPPAAS, encoded by the coding sequence ATGACCCCGCGCTTCTCCGGCCTGCCGTTTTTCGTCTACCCCGTGAGCGACATGCCGCGCGCCCGCGCCTTCTACCGCGGCGTGCTCGGCCTCACCGAATCCGCCAATTGGGGGGACAAATGGGTCGAGTTCGAGGTCGGTTCCCCTGACGGTCCGGCATTGGCGATCTCCACCGAAATCGGCGGCGCCATTCCCGGGTCCACCGCCGCCGCCGCCGCGCTCGAAGCCATCGATTTCGACGCGGCGATCGCGCATCTTCGCGCGCAGAACATCTCCATCATTTTCGGCCCCGCCGACTCAGGCGTCTGCCATTTCGCGCGCTTCACCGATCCCGACGGCAATCACCTCGTGCTCCATCGCCACCACCCTCCCGCAGCATCCTGA
- a CDS encoding DNA topoisomerase IV subunit B has product MASNYTEASIKTLSSLEHIRLRPGMYIGRLGNGSHAEDGIYVLIKETIDNSIDEFTMGYGKRIEIELKERSVRVRDYGRGIPLGKLIDCVSIINTGAKYDSETFQKSVGLNGVGQKAVNALALTYRAQAVRDGETKVVEFAEGKLKKEHKVVKSDERNGTIIEFTPDTALFGADFRFRPEFIEDMMWNYAFLNRGLTLTFNGKSFKSEHGLRDLLQKNLTGETLYPIIHLEAEDIEIALTHGAHYGEEYYSFVNGQHTTMGGTHQAAFREAVVETVRNFYKKDFEAADVRQSIIAAISVRVQEPVFESQTKTKLGSNDMGPNGPSVREFIGKFVQQHLDVYLHRNPDTAGAILRKIQESEHERKELAGIRNLARERAKKASLHNRKLRDCRLHLGERNPRADESALFIVEGDSAAGSLTACRDVQTQAVFALKGKPLNTFGLSKKVIYENEEFHLLQSALNIEDGLDGLRYGKVVIATDADVDGMHIRLLLISFFLQFFPELITAGRLYILETPLFRVRNKKRTIYCYSEEEKQAAVKELGATHEITRFKGLGEISANEFKDFIGENIRLEPLSLHHLHNSAELLSFFMGKNTPQRQEFIIENLRVEKDLVAVA; this is encoded by the coding sequence ATGGCGTCCAACTACACTGAAGCCAGCATCAAGACCCTTTCCTCGCTCGAGCACATCCGTCTGCGGCCCGGCATGTATATCGGCCGGCTCGGCAATGGTTCACACGCGGAGGACGGCATCTACGTTCTGATCAAGGAGACCATCGATAATTCGATCGACGAATTCACGATGGGTTACGGCAAGCGGATCGAGATCGAGCTGAAGGAGCGCAGCGTGCGCGTGCGTGATTACGGTCGCGGCATTCCGCTCGGCAAGCTGATCGACTGCGTGTCGATCATCAACACGGGCGCGAAATACGACAGCGAGACGTTTCAAAAATCGGTGGGTTTGAACGGCGTGGGCCAGAAGGCGGTCAACGCGCTGGCGCTCACGTATCGGGCGCAGGCGGTGCGCGACGGCGAGACGAAGGTGGTCGAGTTCGCCGAGGGGAAGTTGAAGAAGGAGCACAAGGTGGTGAAGTCGGACGAGCGCAACGGGACGATCATCGAGTTCACGCCCGACACGGCGCTGTTTGGCGCGGATTTCCGTTTTCGCCCCGAGTTCATCGAGGACATGATGTGGAACTACGCGTTTTTGAACCGGGGGCTGACGCTCACGTTCAATGGCAAGTCGTTCAAATCCGAGCACGGGCTGCGCGATTTGCTGCAGAAGAATCTGACGGGCGAAACGCTGTATCCGATCATCCATCTGGAGGCGGAAGACATCGAGATCGCGCTGACGCACGGCGCGCACTACGGCGAGGAATACTATTCGTTCGTGAACGGCCAGCATACGACGATGGGCGGCACGCATCAGGCGGCTTTCCGCGAGGCGGTGGTCGAGACGGTGCGCAATTTCTACAAGAAGGATTTCGAAGCGGCGGATGTGCGGCAGTCGATCATCGCAGCGATTTCGGTGCGGGTGCAGGAGCCGGTGTTCGAATCGCAGACGAAGACGAAGCTGGGTTCGAACGACATGGGGCCGAACGGGCCGTCGGTGCGCGAGTTCATCGGCAAGTTCGTGCAGCAGCACCTCGATGTTTACCTGCATCGCAATCCTGACACGGCGGGCGCGATCCTGCGCAAGATACAGGAGAGCGAACACGAACGGAAGGAGCTGGCGGGCATCCGCAATCTGGCGCGCGAACGCGCCAAAAAAGCATCGCTGCACAACCGCAAGCTGCGCGATTGCCGGCTGCACCTCGGCGAGCGCAACCCGCGCGCGGACGAGTCGGCGTTGTTCATCGTCGAGGGCGATTCGGCGGCGGGTTCGCTGACGGCGTGCCGCGATGTGCAGACGCAGGCAGTGTTCGCGTTGAAGGGGAAACCGCTCAACACGTTCGGGCTCTCGAAAAAGGTGATCTACGAGAACGAGGAGTTTCACCTCCTGCAATCGGCGCTGAACATCGAGGACGGGCTGGATGGATTGCGTTACGGCAAAGTGGTCATCGCCACGGATGCAGACGTGGACGGCATGCACATTCGTCTCCTGTTGATTTCGTTTTTCCTGCAGTTTTTCCCGGAGCTCATCACGGCGGGCCGGCTCTATATTCTCGAAACGCCGCTCTTCCGCGTGCGGAACAAGAAGCGCACGATCTACTGTTACTCAGAGGAGGAAAAGCAGGCGGCGGTGAAGGAACTGGGGGCGACGCACGAGATCACGCGGTTCAAGGGGCTCGGCGAAATTTCGGCGAACGAGTTCAAGGATTTCATCGGCGAAAACATCCGGCTCGAGCCGCTTTCGCTCCACCACCTGCACAACAGCGCCGAGCTGCTCTCGTTTTTCATGGGGAAGAACACGCCGCAGCGGCAGGAGTTCATCATTGAGAACCTGAGGGTGGAAAAGGATCTCGTCGCGGTGGCCTGA
- the aspS gene encoding aspartate--tRNA ligase: MKRTHHCAQLSKADLGATVSLAGWVDSVRDHGGIIFVDLRDREGITQVKFDSALREQAARLKDESVIGITGKVESRPEAMVNKNLPTGEIEVDATEVVVHNLSETPPFPLTDAGGDKVNEDMRLTYRYLDLRRPKMRKNLAVRHRATKSVRDYFDGQGFYEVETPALFKSTPEGAREYLVPSRIHAGQFYALSQSPQQFKQILMVAGVEKYFQIARCFRDEDLRADRQMEFTQIDVEVSFIDREGIYALFEGMLKKVWKDVLDHDLPTPFPRLAFKDAMNRYGVDKPDTRFAMELVDLSDTFKNSGFKVFQSTIANGGAVKAFNGKGLADVTQGEIGALEDIAKSLGAKGLAFIKVEKGEWKSPIVKFFSDAEKAELTQRLNLEDGDIAFFAAAPWERACAILGRIRLEAAQLLVKRGKLTLRADQWNFLWVVDFPLMSYDEERGGYAATHHPFTSPVPEDAALLDSDPKAVRGQHYDVVLNGMELGGGSIRIHQPDVQEKIFKDVLKIPADVVESRFGYMLRAFKFGAPPHGGIAFGLDRMVALLCGTTSIRDVIAFPKTQRAQDLMTQSPTSVTEKQLKDLHIQTVMPE; the protein is encoded by the coding sequence ATGAAGCGCACCCATCACTGTGCCCAGCTCTCCAAAGCCGACCTCGGCGCCACTGTTTCGTTGGCCGGTTGGGTCGACTCCGTCCGCGATCACGGCGGCATTATTTTCGTCGATCTGCGGGACCGCGAAGGCATCACGCAGGTGAAGTTCGACTCGGCGCTGCGCGAGCAGGCGGCGCGGTTGAAGGATGAGTCGGTGATCGGCATCACGGGCAAGGTCGAGTCACGGCCGGAGGCGATGGTGAACAAGAATCTGCCGACGGGCGAAATCGAAGTGGATGCGACGGAAGTCGTCGTGCACAATCTTTCGGAGACGCCGCCATTTCCGCTGACCGACGCGGGGGGGGACAAGGTCAACGAGGATATGCGCCTGACGTATCGCTATCTCGACCTGCGGCGGCCGAAGATGCGGAAGAATCTCGCCGTGCGGCACCGGGCGACGAAGTCGGTGCGCGACTATTTCGACGGGCAGGGTTTCTACGAAGTGGAGACGCCGGCGCTGTTCAAGAGCACGCCGGAAGGCGCGCGGGAATACCTCGTGCCCTCGCGGATTCACGCCGGGCAGTTTTACGCGCTCTCGCAGTCGCCGCAGCAGTTCAAACAAATCCTGATGGTGGCGGGCGTGGAAAAATATTTCCAGATTGCGCGCTGTTTTCGCGATGAGGATCTGCGGGCGGACCGGCAGATGGAGTTTACGCAGATCGACGTCGAGGTGTCGTTCATCGATCGGGAAGGCATCTACGCGCTGTTCGAAGGCATGTTGAAAAAAGTGTGGAAGGACGTGCTCGATCACGACCTGCCCACGCCGTTTCCGCGACTGGCGTTCAAGGACGCGATGAACCGCTATGGGGTCGACAAGCCCGACACGCGTTTCGCGATGGAACTGGTGGACCTGAGCGACACGTTCAAGAACTCCGGCTTCAAAGTGTTTCAATCGACGATCGCGAACGGCGGCGCAGTGAAGGCGTTCAACGGCAAAGGCCTCGCGGACGTGACGCAGGGAGAAATCGGCGCGTTGGAAGACATCGCGAAATCGCTCGGCGCGAAAGGACTCGCGTTCATCAAAGTCGAGAAGGGCGAGTGGAAGTCGCCGATCGTGAAATTTTTCTCCGATGCGGAGAAAGCGGAGCTGACGCAGCGCCTCAATCTGGAGGACGGCGACATCGCGTTTTTCGCGGCGGCGCCGTGGGAGCGCGCCTGCGCGATCCTCGGCCGCATCCGCCTCGAGGCCGCGCAACTGCTCGTGAAGCGCGGCAAGCTCACGTTGCGCGCGGACCAGTGGAATTTTCTGTGGGTCGTCGACTTTCCGCTGATGAGCTACGACGAGGAACGCGGCGGCTACGCGGCGACGCATCACCCGTTCACCTCACCGGTGCCGGAGGACGCAGCGCTGCTCGACAGCGATCCGAAAGCGGTGCGCGGCCAGCATTACGACGTCGTCCTGAATGGCATGGAACTGGGCGGCGGCTCGATCCGGATCCATCAACCCGACGTGCAGGAAAAGATTTTCAAAGACGTGCTGAAGATTCCGGCGGACGTGGTGGAAAGCCGTTTCGGCTACATGTTGCGTGCGTTCAAATTTGGCGCGCCTCCGCATGGCGGCATCGCGTTCGGTCTCGACCGGATGGTGGCGCTGCTGTGCGGCACGACGAGTATCCGCGACGTCATTGCGTTTCCGAAGACGCAGCGCGCGCAGGATCTCATGACGCAGAGCCCGACGTCGGTCACCGAGAAGCAGCTCAAAGATCTGCACATCCAGACCGTGATGCCGGAATAA
- the gpmI gene encoding 2,3-bisphosphoglycerate-independent phosphoglycerate mutase, which translates to MSNARPPVLLIIRDGWGKTPDSSQDATNAIRQAHTPCDDRLHAQSPVTLVKASGHDVGLPDGVMGNSEVGHENIGAGRIVDQELVRINKLFSEKRLAANPVWRGAVERVKLRGSKLHLMGIVSDAGVHGMLEHLYGLLRQAKADGVSEVFIHAFTDGRDTPPHSGLGYVQQVAAKCEEIGVGKIATVCGRFWAMDRDNRWERVSKAYDLLTGKKAVATAPSAAAAVQQYYDHPLTETQKGDEFVAPTWIVDADGRPLASIHDGDAVVFYNYRGDRPREITKAFVLDDFTGFERGAKLDLYYATMTEYEAGLPVHVILPKPEKLKNILGQVVSEAGIAQFRCAETEKNPHVTFFFNNYRKDPFPGEDRACPPSPKVATYDLQPEMSAVEVTAAAKAAILSGKYGLLVVNYANPDMVGHTGSLPAAIKAVEATDRGVGELLAALATQHGRAVVCADHGNAEQMWDPTVNGPHTAHTLNLVEVFVVGDGFTADKTKLRTGGRLADLAPTILDLMGLPKPPEMTGESLIVR; encoded by the coding sequence ATGAGTAACGCGCGCCCTCCTGTTCTTCTTATCATTCGCGATGGCTGGGGAAAAACTCCCGATTCGAGCCAGGACGCCACCAACGCGATCCGGCAGGCGCACACGCCGTGCGACGATCGGTTGCACGCGCAATCGCCGGTGACGCTGGTGAAAGCGTCCGGCCATGACGTCGGCCTGCCCGACGGCGTGATGGGCAACAGCGAAGTGGGGCACGAAAACATCGGCGCGGGGCGCATCGTGGACCAGGAGCTCGTGCGCATTAACAAGCTGTTTTCGGAAAAGCGGCTCGCGGCGAATCCGGTGTGGCGCGGGGCCGTGGAACGCGTGAAGTTGCGCGGGTCGAAGCTGCACCTGATGGGCATCGTATCGGACGCGGGCGTGCATGGGATGCTGGAGCATCTCTACGGCCTGCTGCGGCAGGCGAAGGCGGACGGCGTGAGCGAGGTTTTCATCCACGCGTTCACGGATGGTCGCGACACCCCGCCGCACAGCGGGCTCGGTTACGTGCAACAGGTCGCGGCGAAATGCGAGGAGATCGGGGTGGGAAAAATCGCGACGGTGTGCGGGCGGTTTTGGGCGATGGACCGCGACAATCGCTGGGAACGCGTGAGCAAAGCCTACGATCTGCTGACGGGCAAAAAGGCCGTGGCGACCGCGCCGAGTGCGGCGGCAGCGGTGCAGCAGTATTACGATCACCCGCTGACGGAGACGCAGAAAGGCGACGAGTTTGTCGCGCCGACGTGGATCGTGGACGCGGATGGCCGGCCGCTGGCGTCGATCCACGACGGCGACGCGGTCGTATTTTATAACTACCGCGGCGACCGGCCGCGCGAGATCACCAAGGCGTTTGTGTTGGACGATTTCACGGGTTTCGAGCGCGGCGCGAAGCTCGATCTCTACTACGCGACGATGACGGAGTATGAGGCGGGTCTGCCCGTGCACGTGATTCTGCCGAAGCCGGAGAAGTTGAAGAACATCCTCGGGCAGGTGGTGAGCGAGGCGGGCATCGCGCAGTTTCGCTGCGCGGAGACGGAGAAGAATCCGCACGTGACGTTTTTCTTTAATAATTACCGCAAGGATCCGTTTCCCGGTGAAGATCGCGCGTGTCCGCCCAGTCCGAAAGTGGCGACGTATGATCTGCAGCCGGAGATGTCGGCGGTGGAAGTGACGGCGGCGGCCAAGGCGGCGATCTTGTCGGGGAAATACGGGCTCCTGGTCGTGAATTATGCGAATCCCGACATGGTCGGCCACACCGGTTCGCTGCCCGCGGCGATCAAGGCGGTGGAGGCGACGGATCGCGGCGTGGGTGAATTGCTCGCGGCGCTCGCGACCCAGCACGGCCGTGCGGTGGTGTGCGCGGATCACGGCAACGCCGAGCAGATGTGGGACCCGACGGTGAATGGACCGCACACGGCGCACACGTTGAACCTCGTGGAAGTGTTTGTCGTGGGCGACGGCTTCACGGCGGACAAGACGAAGCTGCGCACGGGCGGGCGACTGGCGGACCTCGCGCCGACGATTCTTGATCTCATGGGCCTGCCGAAGCCGCCGGAGATGACGGGCGAGAGTCTGATCGTGCGATGA